A stretch of Raphanus sativus cultivar WK10039 unplaced genomic scaffold, ASM80110v3 Scaffold0273, whole genome shotgun sequence DNA encodes these proteins:
- the LOC108814760 gene encoding uncharacterized protein LOC108814760 → MASMKRIVPLLCRYISIAVSLLKSLVLCLFDNFDYPILIKLADAFLSLYFVTLCDLRPITVDLNDGETTVHFWVSAHRRIDRPDLVMLHGYGGNSKWQFIHQVSDLSKSFNLFIPDLVFFGGSHSRNNTERTVEFQARSVVGGLKRLGCNEEGGLAVYSISYGGFVAYRMAKMWPEMVERVVIVSSGVGFTQQQKMTEVKKHGGDVSEILVPRNPRDLRMLVRVSMNSGIAFIDWVPDFILSQFIAVMYETHRKELVELAKNLLEREEDAEFYAISQKTLIIWGDKDEVFPLEHARRLHRQLPNSSLEILKDIGHGVNIEAPTTLNNLITSFVLDVS, encoded by the exons ATGGCGTCAATGAAACGCATCGTCCCTCTTCTCTGCCGCTACATCTCCATCGCCGTATCTCTCCTCAAGAGCCTCGTCCTCTGTCTATTCGATAATTTCGATTACCCGATCCTCATCAAGCTCGCCGACGCCTTCCTATCATTATATTTCGTAACTCTCTGCGATCTCCGACCAATCACCGTCGATTTAAACGATGGAGAAACCACCGTCCATTTCTGGGTCTCCGCCCACCGTAGAATCGACCGCCCTGACCTCGTCATGCTACACGGCTACGGAGGGAACTCGAAATGGCAGTTCATCCATCAGGTCTCAGATCTCTCCAAATCTTTCAACCTCTTCATCCCCGACCTCGTCTTCTTCGGGGGGTCTCACTCGAGGAACAACACCGAGCGGACCGTCGAGTTTCAAGCGAGGAGCGTCGTGGGAGGTCTGAAGAGGCTGGGGTGCAACGAGGAGGGCGGTTTGGCGGTTTACTCGATCAGTTACGGAGGTTTCGTCGCGTACAGGATGGCGAAGATGTGGCCGgagatggtggagagagtgGTGATCGTGAGCAGTGGAGTGGGGTTCACGCAACAGCAGAAGATGACGGAGGTGAAGAAACACGGGGGTGACGTGTCGGAGATTCTTGTTCCGAGGAACCCGCGGGATCTGAGAATGTTGGTTAGGGTTTCCATGAATAGTGGGATCGCGTTCATTGACTGGGTTCCAGACTTCATCCTCTCCCAATTCATCGCT GTGATGTATGAGACACATCGGAAGGAACTTGTTGAGTTAGCCAAGAATTTGCtggaaagagaagaagatgctGAGTTCTATGCAATTTCACAG AAAACCTTAATTATTTGGGGTGATAAAGATGAGGTGTTTCCCTTGGAGCATGCACGTCGTCTACATAG ACAATTGCCAAACTCGAGTTTAGAGATATTGAAGGATATTGGACACGGCGTGAACATTGAAGCACCAACTACTCTTAACAACTTAATAACCTCGTTTGTTTTGGATGTTTCCTGA
- the LOC108814762 gene encoding uncharacterized protein LOC108814762, whose product MGTAVGTVEDCIQMFESSAAQTRITPFSPINQIENPVAYKLVRVAGDGRLVPATDEEIFEVNETDMHTATDACQSVGYLPAQGLPSRLSQLEETSQAISSGLLQSDYVEPYTDQVNSQLECNEMLQKVDQDERLVSVMIDGPHMLSTPPDANIQCCNENKIFDEDHFQHEPLLQQQPIPFSSNTVEPWSNAEASPKETATTAQKPDFSLVRGEISLSNLPIKALQETFKATFGRETTVKDKTWLKRRITMGLTNSCNVPTTNLTITNNKLVGNQDLTDDVRATDHANGHSNAFGHSLTEDLSCEERAAKRVRKPTRRYIEELSETDEKQPVVTSKDQKLSEKCEVRSISVSLGKRVTVTRVVSLAGSEIVVPYVSLVRRSRPRENIMALMECHSSCLEAKANSGESNMLHSEELKSASGPDQKELATSSSNNEEDVLTEVDQDMEPENIDSSGNSSDDNSNIGLPAMPGGGLRRKHHRAWTLSEVTQLVEGVAKYGAGKWSEIKKLSFSSHSYRTSVDLKDKWRNLLRTSFAQSPSNSMGSLKKHGSMHIPMQILLQVKELAEKQALVPPNHL is encoded by the exons ATGGGAACTGCGGTTGGAACTGTTGAGGACTGCATACAGATGTTTGAAAGCAGTGCTGCTCAGACAAGGATCACACCTTTTTCtccaataaatcagattgaaaaCCCTGTTGCCTACAAGCTAGTCCGG GTTGCAGGAGATGGGAGACTAGTGCCTGCAACCGATGAAGAAATTTTTGAGGTCAATGAGACGGATATGCATACTGCAACAGATGCTTGTCAGAGTGTAGGCTACCTTCCTGCCCAAGGGTTACCTTCTCGGTTGTCCCAACTAGAAGAAACTTCTCAAG CTATCAGTTCAGGTTTATTGCAGTCTGATTATGTGGAACCATATACAGACCAGGTGAATTCTCAACTTGAG TGTAATGAGATGTTGCAAAAGGTTGATCAGGATGAGCGGCTTGTCAGTGTCATGATAGATGGACCTCACATGCTTTCTACTCCTCCAGATGCCAACATCCAGTGTTGTAATGAAAACAAGATATTTGATGAGGATCATTTCCAGCATGAACCTTTGCTGCAGCAGCAACCCATTCCTTTCTCATCCAATACGGTTGAACCTTGGTCAAACGCAGAAGCTAGTCCAAAAGAAACTGCTACTACTGCTCAAAAACCTGATTTTTCTTTAGTTAGAGGTGAGATTTCCTTGAGTAATTTACCTATTAAGGCACTGCAAGAAACATTCAAGGCAACCTTTGGCCGTGAGACGACTGTTAAGGACAAGACTTGGCTGAAAAGGAGGATTACAATGGGACTTACTAATTCCTGTAATGTACCAACAACTAACCTGACGATTACAAACAACAAGCTAGTTGGAAATCAAGATTTGACTGATGATGTAAGAGCTACTGATCATGCCAATGGACATTCAAATGCTTTTGGACATAGTCTCACTGAAGACTTATCATGTGAAGAGAGGGCTGCGAAAAGGGTTAGGAAACCTACACGAAGATACATTGAAGAACTTTCAGAAACCGATGAGAAACAGCCAGTGGTTACTTCAAAAGATCAGAAGCTATCAGAAAAATGTGAGGTGAGGTCTATTAGCGTCTCCTTAGGGAAGAGAGTCACAGTCACCAGGGTGGTGTCCCTTGCTGGATCTGAAATTGTGGTTCCTTATGTTTCCCTTGTCAGGAGAAGCCGTCCAAGAGAGAACATCATGGCTCTTATG GAATGTCACTCCAGTTGCTTGGAGGCAAAAGCTAATTCAGGAGAGAGTAACATGCTACACAGTGAAGAGCTAAAGTCTGCTTCTGGACCAGACCAGAAAGAA TTAGCTACAAGTAGCAGCAACAATGAGGAGGATGTTCTCACTGAGGTTGATCAAGACATGGAGCCAGAGAACATAGACTCATCTGGAAATAGCTCAGATGACAATAGTAACATTGGCTTGCCAGCGATGCCAGGTGGTGGACTTAGAAGGAAGCATCACCGAGCTTGGACCCTATCTGAGGTTACACAATTAGTAGAAGGTGTAGCCAAGTATGGAGCTGGGAAGTGGTCTGAAATCAAAAAGCTTTCGTTTTCATCTCATTCGTACCGTACCTCTGTAGATCTCAAG GACAAATGGCGAAATCTTCTGAGAACAAGCTTTGCTCAGAGTCCCTCAAACAGCATg GGAAGTCTCAAGAAACATGGATCGATGCACATTCCTATGCAGATTCTGTTGCAGGTAAAGGAGCTCGCAGAGAAGCAAGCACTGGTCCCACCGAATCACctataa